In Bacteroidota bacterium, a genomic segment contains:
- a CDS encoding quinone-dependent dihydroorotate dehydrogenase: MWKLFIRSLLFSLDAEKAHHLTFKLLRVWFAIPGLRFLTHRAHHIRDARLERELFGLKFRNPVGLAAGFDKNGLLIREWGDLGFGFVEVGTVTPKPQDGNPKPRLFRLPKDQAIINRMGFNNDGLAVLTERLRNAQRGRLIVAGNIGKNKDTPNADAASDYEKCFEALYPVVDFFVVNVSSPNTPGLRELQEKAPLTALLQSLQALNSAKPKQKPILLKIAPDLTDTQLDDILDIVQTTKLAGLVATNTTISREGLQTGGAEVEAIGAGGLSGAPLRARSMEVLRYLRARAPKLPLISVGGIMTAQDAAERLQAGADLVQIYTGFVYGGAYLPKRICRAVLK; this comes from the coding sequence ATGTGGAAATTATTCATCCGTTCGCTGCTGTTTAGTCTCGATGCCGAGAAGGCCCACCACCTCACATTCAAATTGTTGCGTGTATGGTTTGCCATTCCCGGTCTGCGTTTTCTCACACACCGCGCCCATCACATCCGAGATGCCCGTCTCGAACGCGAATTGTTTGGTCTTAAATTCCGCAACCCCGTGGGGCTCGCTGCCGGATTTGACAAAAATGGCCTCCTTATCCGCGAATGGGGTGATTTGGGCTTCGGATTTGTCGAGGTCGGGACGGTGACACCCAAGCCGCAAGACGGCAATCCCAAGCCCAGGCTGTTTCGTTTGCCCAAGGATCAGGCGATCATCAACCGGATGGGCTTCAACAACGATGGCTTGGCCGTCTTGACCGAGCGCCTCCGCAATGCGCAACGCGGGCGCTTGATCGTCGCCGGAAACATTGGCAAAAACAAAGACACGCCCAATGCCGACGCTGCGAGTGACTATGAAAAGTGTTTCGAAGCGCTTTACCCCGTGGTAGACTTTTTTGTCGTGAATGTCAGCAGTCCCAACACACCGGGTCTGCGTGAATTGCAGGAAAAGGCACCGTTGACGGCGTTGCTGCAAAGTCTGCAAGCCCTGAACTCCGCAAAGCCGAAACAAAAACCGATTCTTCTGAAAATCGCTCCCGACCTCACCGATACGCAACTCGATGACATTCTGGACATTGTGCAGACGACAAAATTGGCGGGTTTGGTCGCGACCAATACGACGATCAGCCGGGAGGGCTTGCAAACAGGGGGGGCTGAAGTAGAGGCGATTGGCGCCGGCGGCTTGAGCGGCGCGCCCCTGCGGGCGCGCTCCATGGAGGTGCTGCGCTACCTGCGCGCACGTGCTCCGAAGCTGCCGCTGATCTCCGTCGGAGGCATCATGACCGCCCAAGACGCTGCCGAACGCCTCCAAGCAGGCGCAGACCTTGTACAGATCTACACGGGATTTGTCTACGGCGGCGCCTATTTGCCCAAACGGATTTGTAGGGCTGTGCTCAAATAA
- a CDS encoding DNA translocase FtsK 4TM domain-containing protein — MAGKENIVKDRATKAEEQDKSVEQGLRREKRSRPAAEPAVAAAPVAKGNKVSQFFSFMRSERGRKVLGLVVILTSAVMLFSFISHFFTGYKDQAGEGLPANWLGGVGAWLSELFVRKGFGALAVVIPLYTGLWGFAILEKKYSPFLFKILKYVFFSVIWGSIFLAFCSYLIWNKPSLLGGGFGWYMNELLMYPIGRIGTGLVVVVSFLVFLVVNFNVDLPFSKLLPKKPGEVDAEVGAEGESEEPEDASKDNVQAKDPLLEKRRRRKKATNSKSPCGRSLRRSPMKLW, encoded by the coding sequence ATGGCCGGAAAAGAAAATATCGTCAAAGACAGGGCCACAAAGGCCGAGGAACAGGACAAAAGCGTCGAGCAGGGCCTACGCCGTGAAAAACGTAGCAGGCCTGCTGCTGAACCTGCTGTGGCGGCCGCGCCTGTCGCCAAAGGCAATAAAGTGTCGCAGTTTTTCTCGTTCATGCGCTCCGAACGCGGGCGCAAAGTGCTCGGACTTGTGGTCATTCTCACGAGTGCGGTGATGCTCTTTTCCTTCATTTCGCACTTTTTTACAGGTTACAAAGATCAAGCAGGCGAAGGCTTGCCCGCAAATTGGCTGGGTGGTGTCGGTGCTTGGCTCAGCGAATTGTTTGTACGCAAAGGCTTTGGCGCCTTGGCGGTTGTGATTCCGTTGTACACCGGTTTGTGGGGGTTTGCCATTCTGGAGAAAAAATATTCTCCATTTCTGTTCAAAATCCTCAAATACGTCTTCTTTTCCGTCATTTGGGGTTCGATTTTCTTGGCTTTTTGCTCCTATTTGATCTGGAACAAGCCAAGTTTGCTCGGCGGCGGCTTCGGATGGTACATGAATGAGCTGCTGATGTATCCAATTGGCCGAATCGGAACCGGATTGGTCGTTGTCGTTTCCTTTTTGGTGTTTTTGGTCGTCAATTTTAATGTCGACCTGCCTTTTAGTAAGCTTTTGCCGAAGAAACCAGGTGAAGTCGATGCTGAAGTAGGCGCAGAAGGTGAGTCCGAGGAGCCTGAGGATGCGTCGAAGGACAATGTTCAGGCAAAAGATCCGCTTTTGGAGAAGAGGAGGAGGAGGAAGAAGGCGACGAATTCCAAATCTCCGTGCGGCCGGTCGTTGAGAAGAAGCCCGATGAAACTGTGGTGA